The following proteins are encoded in a genomic region of Parachlamydiales bacterium:
- a CDS encoding inverse autotransporter beta domain-containing protein, with product MKLSRNVKIYIVALFISSLFFTMNLSCVQHDEFHYSPEIAETQAEPDSWANQYSLSVLDECTTISLVEFKYAVGKAVGVDRNYGTLGFFAGACFDNQWLPFIDFKEHSINNGKWGTNIGLGIRYMDPCTCRYWGGNLFYDYRESCFKGFHQLGIGFESLGSCWDFRINAYVPLGNKDHRGPITVFDQYIGNFVVTCQPHIFALTGFDAEVGSSIWQCDCFNVYLAAGPYYYSKNEFENSWGGKCRLNFQCNDYLSCELKVSHDSIYDTCVQAILGIELPFDLFFCKLRPSCCDNSCRNNRCLGSVQRNDLIILDNTRCWTKNY from the coding sequence ATGAAGCTAAGCAGAAACGTTAAAATTTATATTGTCGCTCTTTTCATATCAAGTCTATTTTTTACGATGAACTTATCCTGTGTTCAACATGATGAGTTTCATTACTCTCCAGAAATTGCAGAGACGCAGGCTGAACCTGATTCATGGGCGAATCAATACTCTCTCTCTGTTTTGGATGAATGTACAACTATATCACTTGTTGAATTTAAATATGCTGTTGGAAAAGCTGTGGGCGTGGATCGAAATTATGGAACGCTAGGTTTTTTTGCAGGCGCTTGCTTTGACAATCAATGGCTACCCTTCATTGATTTTAAAGAGCATTCAATCAACAACGGCAAATGGGGAACAAACATCGGCCTTGGTATACGTTACATGGATCCATGTACCTGTCGTTATTGGGGAGGCAATCTTTTTTATGACTACAGAGAAAGTTGTTTCAAAGGTTTTCATCAACTTGGTATTGGATTTGAATCACTCGGATCGTGCTGGGATTTTCGCATCAATGCGTATGTTCCATTAGGAAACAAAGATCATCGCGGTCCTATTACGGTTTTTGATCAGTATATTGGTAACTTTGTGGTCACCTGCCAGCCGCACATTTTTGCATTGACTGGTTTTGATGCTGAAGTTGGTTCATCTATATGGCAATGTGATTGTTTTAATGTTTATTTGGCAGCAGGCCCCTATTATTACTCAAAAAATGAGTTTGAGAACTCCTGGGGAGGCAAGTGTCGTCTTAATTTTCAGTGTAATGATTACTTATCTTGTGAGCTCAAAGTATCTCATGATTCCATTTATGATACGTGTGTGCAAGCAATATTGGGAATTGAACTTCCATTTGACCTCTTTTTCTGTAAGCTACGACCAAGTTGTTGCGATAATTCATGTCGAAATAATCGATGCTTAGGTTCTGTACAAAGAAATGACTTGATCATTCTTGATAACACACGTTGCTGGACGAAAAATTATTAA
- a CDS encoding ankyrin repeat domain-containing protein yields MQPISSEQNNYFDPSALKAAKTGDLSIVQKFIERGGWIDMSDPKGNSMLYYAAKKGQRAVVQYLLKAGAHPYTNLKGQTIQDVAVSQVEDIVKKLKNHARDELIESKAANIEDYDEMIRFIKTLPTKQGCHAFLNYARHLALFGSPDALSNFDHSIEGLTRANLAQTQIEAYLNCGDIESARRCIEKIPATDFARKLHTRQIDIAVTLLKELDAQMLQYPDDFKQNIKEGIDTLTFHMLKKVSKENMEFVLETLSSSGSFKSALLHANQLEDTFLKGFARAVLCYSGLDGLPKKALKTAHKEWEKLFQTEMEKVKVLLSQATKTNDFSEALVFIQTIEHPEVRQVAFTKVAYNMCSAGQYENAYQLLKIEQEGAPQAKYEFFSAMRLEGLIKMLKNEKAEAEWATLFSTLLNTQVS; encoded by the coding sequence ATGCAGCCTATAAGTTCAGAACAAAACAATTATTTTGATCCATCTGCATTAAAAGCTGCGAAGACGGGCGATTTATCTATCGTTCAAAAATTTATTGAGCGTGGCGGCTGGATTGATATGTCAGATCCAAAAGGAAATTCGATGCTCTATTATGCAGCTAAAAAAGGACAGCGTGCTGTTGTGCAGTATCTTTTAAAAGCTGGCGCACATCCTTATACAAATCTCAAAGGTCAAACCATTCAAGATGTAGCGGTTTCACAAGTAGAAGATATTGTGAAAAAACTTAAAAACCATGCAAGAGATGAGCTCATTGAATCAAAAGCAGCAAATATCGAAGATTATGACGAAATGATCAGGTTCATAAAAACTCTTCCCACAAAACAAGGCTGTCATGCTTTCTTGAACTATGCTAGGCATCTTGCCCTTTTTGGTTCTCCAGATGCTCTGTCAAATTTTGATCATTCTATTGAAGGATTAACTCGCGCCAATTTGGCACAAACCCAAATTGAAGCTTATCTTAACTGTGGCGATATTGAATCGGCTCGCCGTTGTATTGAAAAAATTCCAGCGACTGATTTCGCTCGCAAACTGCATACTCGTCAAATCGATATTGCTGTGACTCTATTGAAAGAGCTTGATGCTCAAATGCTTCAGTACCCCGATGATTTTAAGCAAAATATTAAAGAAGGGATTGATACGCTCACTTTCCATATGCTTAAAAAAGTTTCTAAAGAAAATATGGAATTTGTTTTAGAGACTTTATCAAGCTCAGGATCCTTTAAAAGTGCCCTTTTGCATGCAAATCAATTAGAGGATACATTCTTAAAAGGCTTTGCTAGGGCTGTCTTATGCTATTCAGGGTTAGATGGATTACCTAAAAAGGCTTTAAAAACTGCTCATAAGGAATGGGAGAAATTATTTCAAACAGAAATGGAGAAAGTAAAAGTACTTCTTTCTCAAGCAACTAAAACTAATGATTTTTCTGAGGCTTTAGTTTTTATTCAGACAATTGAACATCCGGAAGTTAGACAGGTTGCGTTTACGAAAGTTGCTTATAATATGTGTAGTGCGGGTCAATACGAAAATGCTTATCAGCTATTAAAAATAGAACAGGAGGGAGCACCTCAAGCAAAATACGAATTTTTTTCTGCAATGAGACTTGAAGGCCTTATTAAAATGCTTAAAAATGAAAAAGCAGAAGCAGAATGGGCTACTCTTTTCTCTACCTTATTAAACACACAAGTTTCTTAA
- a CDS encoding serine hydrolase domain-containing protein, producing MSKYTWAIAYFFQVVLCGYALLEAENSTTLSFQEALEPILKMQNEGKLDGTVLIAKGTQQVVLLDNSNDKLDPCQGLGGQYLLASTGKQMIAIAVLKAIYDNASGTTDEIRLQKTKEAINSALIHFLPATDKVWNGKVPDWANKITIHQMLSHRSGLPEYTSYPAFFEKDIEGKDFSKKHHETWEILKIIEGQPLNFEPGTSEAYNNTSYTLLTEVIQNITKMPAKDYMNKYLFKELGMHDTWAVDQGTESSLRKQKETRCLLKSMKYNPLSKSQEIYTIEDLDDIGKGGGVSIVSTAIDLLKWNLGVHRDHCCIPKELYEQFIYPHSKGPSGYGYGYGIARDKSKFGIALNHSSGSVRNIYVPSEELSLIVLTHVGYDWDRVEPIIQSRIDELVNSSSMNRQEADQQALKEILIQYPVSDRGFEGIVSIFNKYLNISP from the coding sequence ATGTCAAAATACACATGGGCAATCGCTTATTTTTTCCAAGTAGTGTTATGTGGTTATGCATTACTCGAAGCAGAAAACTCAACCACTCTATCTTTTCAAGAAGCCCTCGAGCCTATACTTAAAATGCAAAATGAAGGTAAGTTGGATGGCACTGTACTAATAGCGAAAGGCACTCAACAAGTTGTTTTACTAGACAATTCAAATGATAAATTAGACCCATGCCAAGGATTAGGTGGACAATATCTTTTAGCATCTACCGGAAAGCAGATGATAGCCATCGCTGTTCTAAAAGCCATCTATGATAATGCGTCAGGAACAACTGATGAGATTCGTTTACAGAAAACTAAAGAAGCAATCAATAGCGCTTTGATCCACTTTCTTCCCGCAACCGATAAAGTATGGAATGGAAAAGTACCTGATTGGGCAAATAAAATCACAATACATCAAATGCTTTCTCATCGATCCGGATTACCCGAATATACTAGTTATCCTGCATTTTTTGAAAAAGACATAGAAGGTAAAGACTTCAGCAAAAAACACCATGAAACGTGGGAAATATTAAAGATCATCGAGGGACAGCCCCTGAATTTTGAGCCAGGAACCTCTGAAGCATATAACAATACAAGTTACACTTTGCTAACCGAGGTAATTCAAAATATTACAAAAATGCCTGCAAAAGACTATATGAACAAATATTTATTTAAAGAATTAGGAATGCATGATACTTGGGCTGTTGATCAAGGGACAGAAAGTTCATTACGAAAGCAAAAAGAGACTAGATGTTTGTTAAAATCTATGAAATACAACCCCCTATCTAAATCTCAAGAGATTTATACAATTGAAGATTTAGATGACATCGGTAAGGGGGGAGGTGTCTCTATAGTCTCAACAGCAATCGATCTTTTAAAATGGAATCTTGGTGTACATAGAGACCATTGCTGCATTCCAAAGGAATTATATGAACAATTTATCTATCCTCATTCAAAAGGTCCTTCAGGATATGGTTATGGCTATGGCATAGCTAGAGATAAGTCCAAATTTGGTATCGCTCTTAATCATTCATCAGGATCGGTTCGCAATATTTATGTGCCCTCAGAAGAGTTAAGTCTAATAGTACTCACTCACGTTGGATACGATTGGGATCGTGTAGAACCAATCATTCAATCACGAATCGACGAATTGGTTAACTCCTCCTCCATGAATCGCCAAGAGGCTGATCAACAAGCTTTAAAAGAAATATTAATTCAGTACCCTGTCAGTGATAGAGGTTTCGAGGGAATAGTAAGTATATTCAACAAGTATTTAAATATATCTCCCTAA
- a CDS encoding aldo/keto reductase, which translates to MPCLLYGTAWKKDKTADLVTQAVKYGFRGIDTACQPKHYNEAGVGEAIQRLGMVGIARGDLYIQTKFTPLNGQDPLNIPYDRSAPLSEQVAQSFEVSKKNLGVSYVDGLILHSPLENIDRTMIVWQAMEHIYNLKGTHQIGISNCYDLEILKQLYEGANIKPAVLQNRFYADTGYDNEIRKWCQEHRIIYQSFWTLTANPQILSSKTLQNAAQTYEKTAAQIFFRFLVEIGIVPLTGTCSDKHMKDDLEIFNFDLPKAVVQEIASLLV; encoded by the coding sequence ATGCCGTGTTTACTCTATGGAACGGCATGGAAAAAAGATAAAACAGCTGACTTGGTCACCCAGGCCGTTAAATACGGATTCAGAGGAATTGATACAGCTTGTCAACCCAAACATTACAATGAGGCTGGCGTCGGAGAGGCTATTCAACGGCTGGGCATGGTGGGCATTGCTCGTGGGGATTTATATATCCAAACAAAGTTTACTCCATTAAATGGTCAAGACCCACTCAACATACCTTATGATAGAAGTGCTCCTTTGAGCGAGCAAGTAGCACAATCTTTCGAAGTATCTAAGAAAAATCTTGGTGTCAGCTATGTAGATGGCCTGATTCTTCACTCTCCGTTAGAAAATATAGATCGAACGATGATCGTATGGCAAGCTATGGAACACATCTACAACCTGAAAGGAACCCATCAGATTGGCATAAGTAACTGTTATGATTTAGAAATATTGAAACAGTTATATGAGGGTGCCAACATTAAGCCGGCTGTTTTACAGAATCGCTTTTATGCAGACACAGGTTATGACAACGAGATCCGTAAGTGGTGTCAAGAACACAGAATTATTTATCAAAGTTTTTGGACCCTTACAGCCAATCCACAGATTCTTTCGAGTAAAACATTGCAAAATGCAGCTCAAACATATGAAAAAACTGCAGCGCAAATTTTCTTTCGATTTTTAGTAGAGATAGGCATTGTTCCGTTGACAGGGACTTGCTCCGATAAACACATGAAAGATGATCTTGAGATATTTAATTTCGACCTTCCAAAAGCTGTAGTACAAGAAATCGCATCCCTACTTGTTTGA
- a CDS encoding SET domain-containing protein: protein MQWSEFSFMLKPSPLGGVGVFSTHDIPAGTHLFSSDFEIRTMKVKDVPASLRKYCIYISDEECLCPERFDRMEIGWYINHSSTPNIAKMSRVSNAQAVENIKERTIYAIQDIKEGDEILIDYNYLDEPEHLKEEYYKQK from the coding sequence ATGCAATGGTCAGAATTTTCATTTATGCTCAAACCATCACCACTTGGCGGTGTAGGCGTTTTTTCAACCCATGATATACCTGCAGGGACACATCTCTTCAGCTCAGATTTTGAGATTAGAACGATGAAAGTTAAAGATGTTCCTGCCTCATTACGAAAATACTGCATATATATCAGTGATGAAGAGTGCCTATGTCCCGAACGTTTTGATCGTATGGAAATAGGCTGGTATATCAATCACTCGTCCACGCCAAATATTGCCAAAATGAGCCGCGTGTCTAATGCCCAAGCAGTTGAAAATATAAAAGAACGTACTATTTATGCCATTCAAGATATTAAGGAAGGGGATGAAATTCTGATCGACTACAATTATCTTGACGAACCGGAACACCTAAAAGAAGAGTATTACAAACAGAAGTAA
- a CDS encoding arginine deiminase family protein: MRKSLINLSMFAILLCISPSFCCYGQINSGEGTPYYRFALVRDLSDAFEDSLKINPPLIPINIHLARQQHENYIQLLEKLVPEVLRLEGDPHHPDCNFIEDTAIVVDDLAVISRMGALERRGEEVPVAEAIKKLGIKKIHLKFPCTMDGGDILYTGKHLFVGLSHRTNEYALKQLKEIFKGKTEVIGIPVIEGLHLKSVISLFDSETLIVAATPAGMKIKEEIESSTNDDYRFVSVPESVASNVLRIGSTLIVQEGFPRSESILKDLCDQKFVTLVKINMSELIKADGALTCGSLLF; this comes from the coding sequence ATGAGAAAATCTTTGATAAACTTATCCATGTTCGCAATTCTTCTCTGCATTAGTCCCTCTTTTTGTTGTTATGGGCAAATAAACTCCGGTGAAGGTACTCCATATTATCGTTTTGCTCTGGTAAGAGATCTTTCGGACGCATTTGAAGACAGCTTAAAGATCAATCCACCCCTAATACCCATCAATATTCATTTAGCAAGGCAGCAACATGAGAACTATATACAATTGCTGGAAAAGTTAGTTCCTGAAGTCCTGCGTTTAGAAGGCGATCCCCATCATCCCGATTGTAATTTTATCGAAGATACGGCGATAGTTGTGGACGACCTGGCTGTCATTAGTAGGATGGGTGCTTTGGAAAGAAGAGGTGAAGAAGTACCTGTTGCAGAGGCTATCAAGAAGTTGGGAATAAAGAAAATACATCTTAAATTTCCCTGCACAATGGATGGTGGAGACATATTGTATACAGGAAAACACCTTTTTGTTGGTCTTTCTCATCGAACAAATGAATATGCCCTCAAACAGCTCAAAGAAATTTTTAAAGGAAAAACTGAAGTTATAGGTATTCCTGTCATTGAGGGACTTCATCTTAAATCTGTTATAAGCTTATTTGATTCTGAGACTCTTATTGTTGCAGCTACCCCTGCTGGAATGAAAATCAAAGAAGAAATTGAATCCTCAACAAACGATGACTACAGGTTTGTTTCAGTACCAGAATCTGTAGCTTCCAACGTGTTGAGGATAGGTTCTACCCTAATAGTTCAGGAAGGGTTCCCCCGAAGCGAATCCATCCTCAAAGATCTGTGTGACCAAAAGTTTGTCACTTTGGTAAAAATAAATATGTCTGAGCTAATAAAAGCCGATGGCGCCTTAACTTGTGGAAGCCTACTCTTTTAA
- a CDS encoding peptidylprolyl isomerase codes for MIKKVLFFYLFAFSLFLNLESFEDKSMSVIEHPIAIIETNYGSMEILLFPEVAPKAVENFILLSEAGFYNNSSFHRVIPDFMIQGGDYTKGDGTGGQSIWGTDFKDEFSKTVLFDMPGRLAMANMGKNTNGSQFFITTKATPWLNKKHTIFGQVVKGFENVQIIESLGSPSGKIYQPWFGKEIELPIIINIQIIR; via the coding sequence ATGATTAAAAAAGTACTGTTTTTCTATCTTTTTGCTTTTTCTCTCTTTCTGAATCTAGAAAGCTTTGAAGATAAAAGTATGAGCGTGATTGAGCACCCTATCGCAATTATTGAAACAAATTATGGTTCAATGGAGATTCTTTTATTTCCCGAAGTGGCCCCTAAAGCTGTTGAAAACTTTATTCTATTATCAGAAGCGGGCTTTTATAATAATTCTTCTTTTCATCGGGTAATTCCAGATTTTATGATTCAAGGAGGGGATTACACAAAAGGCGATGGAACGGGGGGACAGTCCATTTGGGGAACAGACTTTAAAGATGAATTTTCAAAGACCGTTCTTTTTGATATGCCTGGAAGACTAGCGATGGCTAATATGGGAAAAAATACTAATGGGAGTCAATTTTTTATTACAACCAAAGCCACGCCTTGGTTAAATAAAAAGCATACTATTTTTGGACAAGTTGTAAAAGGGTTTGAAAACGTACAAATAATCGAATCGTTAGGTTCTCCCTCGGGTAAAATTTATCAACCCTGGTTTGGAAAAGAAATAGAACTACCTATAATCATAAATATCCAAATTATTCGATAG
- a CDS encoding aldo/keto reductase has protein sequence MQKRKLGKSNLEVSALGLGCMGMSFGYGGGHDKNEMIKLIRSAVEKGITFFDTAEIYGPFANEELVGEALAPFRDRVIIATKFGFKTGMEGEVPLNGVDSRPEHIRAVVEGSLKRLKTDVIDLYYQHRVDPLVPIEEVAGAVKDLIQAGKVKHFGLSEAGVKTIRRAHAVQPLTAVQNEYSLWWRRPEEELLSTLEELGIGLVAYSPLGRGFLTGKMDKDTKFEKTDFRNLLPRFTPDAIESNQVLVDLLIKIAAEKKATPAQIALAWLLAQKPWIVPIPGTTKLTRLEENIGAVNLALTSQELNEIHFTLEKTNVVGDRYPEELERKTGL, from the coding sequence ATGCAAAAACGAAAGCTTGGAAAGAGTAATTTGGAAGTCTCCGCACTAGGATTGGGCTGTATGGGTATGAGTTTTGGCTACGGCGGAGGCCATGATAAAAATGAAATGATTAAGCTTATTCGATCAGCGGTTGAAAAAGGAATCACTTTTTTTGATACGGCAGAAATTTACGGTCCTTTTGCCAATGAAGAATTGGTAGGAGAAGCTTTAGCTCCTTTCCGTGACCGGGTTATTATTGCGACTAAATTCGGTTTTAAAACAGGAATGGAAGGTGAAGTTCCTTTGAACGGGGTAGATAGTAGGCCCGAACACATTAGAGCAGTCGTAGAAGGTTCACTTAAACGACTAAAAACAGATGTGATTGACTTGTACTATCAACATCGTGTGGACCCCCTTGTACCAATTGAAGAGGTGGCTGGCGCTGTAAAAGATCTAATTCAGGCAGGTAAGGTAAAACATTTTGGCTTGTCTGAAGCTGGGGTAAAAACGATCCGCCGTGCACATGCTGTTCAGCCTCTTACTGCAGTTCAAAACGAATACTCCCTTTGGTGGAGACGTCCGGAAGAAGAATTGTTGTCTACATTGGAAGAACTGGGAATAGGCCTTGTAGCGTACAGTCCGTTGGGTAGAGGATTTCTTACAGGAAAAATGGATAAAGATACAAAATTTGAAAAAACGGATTTTCGTAACCTTCTTCCTCGTTTTACGCCAGATGCCATCGAATCCAATCAGGTATTGGTGGATCTGCTTATAAAAATAGCTGCAGAAAAAAAAGCGACGCCAGCTCAAATAGCCCTTGCGTGGCTACTAGCCCAAAAACCGTGGATTGTACCTATTCCCGGTACCACTAAACTCACACGACTTGAAGAAAATATCGGTGCAGTAAATCTAGCATTGACATCTCAGGAACTGAACGAGATTCATTTCACACTTGAAAAAACTAATGTCGTCGGTGACCGTTATCCTGAAGAGTTGGAAAGAAAAACAGGACTGTAA
- a CDS encoding M56 family metallopeptidase, whose translation MSFEPIFLFSFIISSTLAFFTSALVVELIIRFSNLKKYRLNYLLRFLPFVSVLIEFLTFEYSIGNWLNPLSCYSCVQKVLLGTFFPNLQIYLQNNEISLVKYLSFQDSYNIGLYSVVIIGSIAFLKIYRTLLITLQANTYINDVIANGSNILYPMLSTPLKLQLESNNVLVVESSAIHIPLATYLKTIVIPSHLKNLSDEELEAVIAHEYEHVLWKDPQAKFLINIFSAVFWWIPTQYWIDKIEEDQEMSCDQGIQKYHLIEENLASAIVKIASGIKDRKLMNTCYLTQKGSQILKRVRILMKSNSKEKFSILSLAITSTGLLIAALCLFS comes from the coding sequence GTGAGCTTTGAGCCTATCTTCCTATTTTCCTTTATTATTAGTTCAACATTAGCGTTTTTTACTTCCGCCCTAGTTGTGGAGTTAATCATACGCTTCTCCAATTTGAAGAAATACCGTCTCAACTATTTATTGCGGTTTCTGCCATTTGTGAGTGTCCTTATTGAATTTTTAACCTTCGAATATAGTATCGGGAATTGGCTTAATCCTTTAAGTTGCTATAGCTGCGTTCAGAAAGTCCTGCTAGGTACATTCTTTCCCAACCTCCAGATATATCTGCAGAACAATGAAATTTCTTTAGTAAAATATTTATCTTTTCAGGACTCCTACAATATAGGCCTTTATTCTGTAGTAATTATCGGCAGCATAGCCTTCCTTAAGATTTACCGGACATTGCTTATCACCCTTCAGGCTAATACCTATATAAATGATGTCATAGCGAATGGAAGCAACATCCTTTATCCCATGCTAAGCACCCCACTAAAACTACAGCTAGAATCAAATAATGTTTTAGTTGTAGAAAGCTCAGCAATCCATATTCCCCTAGCAACATATCTCAAGACAATTGTAATACCGTCCCACCTGAAGAACTTATCTGATGAAGAGCTTGAAGCTGTCATTGCTCATGAATACGAACATGTACTATGGAAGGATCCTCAGGCCAAATTTCTAATTAACATCTTTTCTGCAGTTTTCTGGTGGATACCTACACAGTATTGGATCGATAAAATAGAAGAAGATCAAGAAATGAGCTGTGATCAGGGAATACAGAAATACCACTTAATAGAAGAAAATCTCGCCTCAGCCATAGTTAAAATAGCTTCAGGTATAAAAGATAGAAAACTCATGAATACCTGCTATCTAACACAAAAAGGAAGTCAGATATTAAAAAGAGTAAGGATTCTTATGAAAAGTAATTCAAAGGAAAAATTCAGCATTTTAAGCCTTGCAATAACATCTACAGGATTACTTATCGCAGCTTTGTGCCTATTTAGCTAA
- a CDS encoding BlaI/MecI/CopY family transcriptional regulator: MVKRAFGELESQILYILKSGERKTVKDVHQSLGGLDNYNTIMTVMSRLAEKKLLARERVGLQYEYWTLKATNTVSILDKIKQKFFGIKTSAIVSHLIESAEDLTDDELAEMEQMVRKMRESKK; the protein is encoded by the coding sequence ATGGTCAAGCGCGCTTTTGGCGAACTGGAGTCACAAATATTATACATCTTGAAGAGCGGTGAGAGAAAAACTGTAAAAGATGTACATCAATCTCTAGGTGGCTTGGATAACTACAATACGATTATGACCGTAATGAGCCGGCTTGCAGAAAAAAAACTTCTAGCAAGGGAGAGAGTTGGGCTTCAATATGAATATTGGACTCTTAAAGCAACCAATACAGTTTCCATTCTCGATAAGATTAAGCAAAAGTTTTTTGGTATTAAAACCTCCGCAATAGTCAGCCATTTAATAGAATCAGCCGAAGACTTAACCGATGACGAATTAGCCGAAATGGAACAGATGGTCCGTAAAATGAGAGAGTCTAAAAAGTGA